One genomic segment of Balaenoptera musculus isolate JJ_BM4_2016_0621 chromosome 11, mBalMus1.pri.v3, whole genome shotgun sequence includes these proteins:
- the PPP1R10 gene encoding serine/threonine-protein phosphatase 1 regulatory subunit 10 isoform X1 → MGSGPIDPKELLKGLDSFLNRDGEVKSVDGISKIFSLMKEARKMVSRCTYLNILLQTRSPEILVKFIDVGGYKLLNNWLTYSKTTNNIPLLQQILLTLQHLPLTVDHLKQNNTAKLVKQLSKSSEDEELRKLASVLVSDWMAVIRSQSSTQPAEKDKKKRKEEGKNRTTPPERPLTEVKAETRAEEAPEKKREKPKSLRTTAPSHAKFRSTGLELETPSLVPVKKNASAVVVSDKYNLKPIPLKRQSSAAAPGDAAPPAEKKYKPLNTTPNATKEIKVKIIPPQPMEGLGFLDALNSAPVPGIKIKKKKKVLSPTAAKPSPFEGKTSTEPSTAKPSSPEPAPPSEAMDTERPGTPVPPVEVPELMDTASLEPGALDAKPVESPGDPSQLTRKGRKRKTVTWPEEGKLREYFYFELDETERVNVNKIKDFGEAAKREILSDRHAFETARRLSHDNMEEKVPWVCPRPLVLPSPLVTPGSNSQERYIQAEREKGILQELFLNKESPHEPDPEPYEPIPPKLIPLDEECSMDETPYVETLEPGGTGGSPDGAGGSKLPPVLANLMGSMGAGKSPQGPGGGGINVQEILTSIMGSPNSHPSEELLKQPDYSDKIKQMLVPHGLLGPGPIANGFPPGGPGGPKGMQHFPPGPGGPMPGPHGGPGGPGGPVGPRLLGPPPPPRGGDPFWDGPGDPMRGGPMRGGPGPGPGPYHRGRGGRGGNEPPPPPPPFRGARGGRSGGGPPNGRGGPGGGMVGGGGHRPHEGPGGGMSSGSGHRPHEGPGSGMGGGHRPHEGPGGSMGGGHRPHEGPGGSMGGGSGHRPHEGPGGGMGAGGGHRPHEGPGHGGPHGHRPHDGPGHRGHDHRGPPPHEHRGHDGPGHGGGGHRGHDGGHSHGGDMSNRPVCRHFMMKGNCRYENNCAFYHPGVNGPPLP, encoded by the exons ATGGGTTCGGGTCCCATAGACCCCAAAGAGCTTCTCAAGGGCCTGGATAGCTTCCTTAACCGAGATGGGGAAGTCAAGAGTGTGGATGGGATTTCGAAGATCTTCAG TCTGATGAAGGAAGCACGAAAGATGGTGAGTCGGTGCACTTACTTGAACATTCTCCTGCAGACCCGTTCACCAGAAATATTGGTCAA GTTTATTGACGTTGGTGGTTACAAGCTTCTTAACAATTGGCTGACATATTCAAAGACAACCAACAACATTCCCCTCTTGCAGCAAATTCTACTGACCCTGCAGCACCTACCACTCACTGTTGACCATCTCAAGCAG AACAACACAGCCAAACTGGTGAAGCAGCTGAGCAAGTCAAGTGAGGATGAAG AGCTCCGGAAATTGGCCTCAGTCCTTGTCAGCGACTGGATGGCTGTCATCCGCTCCCAGAGCAGTACCCAGCCTGCTG agaaagataagaagaaacggaaagaagagggaaagaatcGAACCACCCCTCCTGAGCGACCGTTGACTGAGGTGAAGGCTGAGACTCGGGCTGAGGAGGCCccagagaagaagagggagaagccCAAGTCCCTCCGAACCACGGCGCCCAGTCACGCCAAGTTCCGCTCTACCG GACTAGAGCTGGAGACCCCATCTTTGGTGCCTGTGAAGAAGAATGCCAGTGCAGTGGTGGTTTCTGACAAGTACAACCTTAAACCCATCCCCCTCAAGCGTCAGAG TTCCGCAGCTGCCCCAGGAGATGCTGCGCCCCCTGCAGAGAAGAAATACAAGCCACTCAACACAACACCCAATGCCACCAAAGAGATCAAAGTGAAGATCATCCCGCCACAGC CTATGGAGGGCCTGGGCTTTCTGGATGCGCTCAATTCAGCCCCTGTTCCAGGCATCAaaattaagaagaagaagaaggtgcTGTCACCCACAGCTGCCAAG CCAAGCCCATTTGAAGGGAAAACGAGCACAGAACCGAGCACAGCCAAACCTTCTTCCCCAGAGCCAGCACCTCCTTCTGAGGCTATGGACACAGAACGTCCAGGGACCCCAGTTCCCCCTGTTGAAGTCCCAGAGCTCATGGATACTG CCTCTTTGGAGCCAGGAGCTCTGGATGCAAAGCCAGTGGAGAGTCCTGGAGATCCTAGCCAGCTGACCCGgaaaggcaggaagaggaaaactGTGACCTGGCCTGAGGAGGGCAAACTGAGAGAGTATTTCTATTTTGAACTGGATGAAACTGAACGAG TGAATGTGAATAAGATCAAGGACTTCGGCGAGGCAGCTAAGCGAGAGATACTGTCAGACAGACACGCGTTTGAGACGGCCCGGCGTCTGAGCCACGACAACATGGAGGAGAAGGTGCCCTGGGTGTGCCCCCGGCCCCTTGTGCTGCCCTCGCCTCTCGTCACCCCTGGAAGCAACAGCCAGGAGCGGTACATCCAGGCTGAGCGGGAGAAGGGGATCCTTCAGGAGCTCTTCCTCAACAAGGAAAG TCCTCACGAGCCTGATCCTGAGCCCTATGAGCCTATCCCCCCAAAACTCATCCCCCTAGATGAG GAATGTTCCATGGATGAGACCCCGTATGTTGAGACCCTGGAGCCTGGGGGGACCGGTGGCTCACCCGATGGGGCAGGCGGTTCCAAGTTACCTCCTGTTCTGGCCAATCTTATGGGAAGCATGGGTGCCGGGAAGAGCCCCCAgggtcctggaggaggaggcatcAATGTGCAGGAGATCCTCACCTCCATCATG GGTAGCCCTAACAGTCATCCCTCAGAGGAACTGCTGAAGCAACCAGACTATTCAGACAAGATCAAGCAGATGCTGG TGCCTCATGGACTCTTAGGCCCTGGTCCCATAGCCAATGGTTTCCCACCGGGAGGCCCCGGGGGCCCCAAGGGCATGCAGCACTTCCCCCCTGGACCTGGCGGACCTATGCCAG gTCCCCATGGAGGCCCTGGGggccctggtgggccagtgggtcCACGTCTCCTgggtcccccaccccctccccggggGGGAGATCCCTTCTGGGATGGCCCAGGTGACCCCATGCGGGGTGGCCCGATGCGTGGGGGCCCAGGACCGGGTCCTGGGCCATACCATAGAGGCCGTGGTGGCCGAGGAGGAAATgaaccacctcctcctcctcctccattccGAGGGGCCAGAGGAGGGCGCTCTGGAGGAGGACCTCCAAATGGACGAGGGGGCCCTGGTGGGGGCATGGTTGGAGGTGGTGGGCATCGTCCCCATGAAGGCCCTGGTGGGGGCATGAGCAGTGGCAGCGGACATCGTCCCCATGAaggccctggcagtggcatgGGCGGTGGGCATCGCCCCCACGAAGGCCCTGGTGGTAGCATGGGTGGGGGACATCGCCCCCACGAAGGCCCTGGCGGCAGCATGGGCGGTGGCAGTGGCCATCGTCCTCATGAAGGCCCTGGCGGAGGAATGGGTGCTGGTGGTGGACATCGGCCCCATGAAGGCCCTGGACATGGGGGGCCCCATGGCCACCGGCCTCATGATGGCCCTGGTCACCGAGGCCACGACCATCGAGGGCCACCCCCTCATGAGCACCGTGGCCATGATGGCCCTGGCCATGGCGGAGGGGGCCACCGAGGGCACGATGGAGGCCACAGCCATGGAGGAG ACATGTCAAATCGCCCTGTTTGTCGACATTTCATGATGAAGGGTAACTGCCGCTATGAGAACAACTGTGCCTTCTACCACCCGGGTGTCAATGGGCCCCCCCTGCCCTAG
- the PPP1R10 gene encoding serine/threonine-protein phosphatase 1 regulatory subunit 10 isoform X3, with translation MAVIRSQSSTQPAEKDKKKRKEEGKNRTTPPERPLTEVKAETRAEEAPEKKREKPKSLRTTAPSHAKFRSTGLELETPSLVPVKKNASAVVVSDKYNLKPIPLKRQSSAAAPGDAAPPAEKKYKPLNTTPNATKEIKVKIIPPQPMEGLGFLDALNSAPVPGIKIKKKKKVLSPTAAKPSPFEGKTSTEPSTAKPSSPEPAPPSEAMDTERPGTPVPPVEVPELMDTASLEPGALDAKPVESPGDPSQLTRKGRKRKTVTWPEEGKLREYFYFELDETERVNVNKIKDFGEAAKREILSDRHAFETARRLSHDNMEEKVPWVCPRPLVLPSPLVTPGSNSQERYIQAEREKGILQELFLNKESPHEPDPEPYEPIPPKLIPLDEECSMDETPYVETLEPGGTGGSPDGAGGSKLPPVLANLMGSMGAGKSPQGPGGGGINVQEILTSIMGSPNSHPSEELLKQPDYSDKIKQMLVPHGLLGPGPIANGFPPGGPGGPKGMQHFPPGPGGPMPGPHGGPGGPGGPVGPRLLGPPPPPRGGDPFWDGPGDPMRGGPMRGGPGPGPGPYHRGRGGRGGNEPPPPPPPFRGARGGRSGGGPPNGRGGPGGGMVGGGGHRPHEGPGGGMSSGSGHRPHEGPGSGMGGGHRPHEGPGGSMGGGHRPHEGPGGSMGGGSGHRPHEGPGGGMGAGGGHRPHEGPGHGGPHGHRPHDGPGHRGHDHRGPPPHEHRGHDGPGHGGGGHRGHDGGHSHGGDMSNRPVCRHFMMKGNCRYENNCAFYHPGVNGPPLP, from the exons ATGGCTGTCATCCGCTCCCAGAGCAGTACCCAGCCTGCTG agaaagataagaagaaacggaaagaagagggaaagaatcGAACCACCCCTCCTGAGCGACCGTTGACTGAGGTGAAGGCTGAGACTCGGGCTGAGGAGGCCccagagaagaagagggagaagccCAAGTCCCTCCGAACCACGGCGCCCAGTCACGCCAAGTTCCGCTCTACCG GACTAGAGCTGGAGACCCCATCTTTGGTGCCTGTGAAGAAGAATGCCAGTGCAGTGGTGGTTTCTGACAAGTACAACCTTAAACCCATCCCCCTCAAGCGTCAGAG TTCCGCAGCTGCCCCAGGAGATGCTGCGCCCCCTGCAGAGAAGAAATACAAGCCACTCAACACAACACCCAATGCCACCAAAGAGATCAAAGTGAAGATCATCCCGCCACAGC CTATGGAGGGCCTGGGCTTTCTGGATGCGCTCAATTCAGCCCCTGTTCCAGGCATCAaaattaagaagaagaagaaggtgcTGTCACCCACAGCTGCCAAG CCAAGCCCATTTGAAGGGAAAACGAGCACAGAACCGAGCACAGCCAAACCTTCTTCCCCAGAGCCAGCACCTCCTTCTGAGGCTATGGACACAGAACGTCCAGGGACCCCAGTTCCCCCTGTTGAAGTCCCAGAGCTCATGGATACTG CCTCTTTGGAGCCAGGAGCTCTGGATGCAAAGCCAGTGGAGAGTCCTGGAGATCCTAGCCAGCTGACCCGgaaaggcaggaagaggaaaactGTGACCTGGCCTGAGGAGGGCAAACTGAGAGAGTATTTCTATTTTGAACTGGATGAAACTGAACGAG TGAATGTGAATAAGATCAAGGACTTCGGCGAGGCAGCTAAGCGAGAGATACTGTCAGACAGACACGCGTTTGAGACGGCCCGGCGTCTGAGCCACGACAACATGGAGGAGAAGGTGCCCTGGGTGTGCCCCCGGCCCCTTGTGCTGCCCTCGCCTCTCGTCACCCCTGGAAGCAACAGCCAGGAGCGGTACATCCAGGCTGAGCGGGAGAAGGGGATCCTTCAGGAGCTCTTCCTCAACAAGGAAAG TCCTCACGAGCCTGATCCTGAGCCCTATGAGCCTATCCCCCCAAAACTCATCCCCCTAGATGAG GAATGTTCCATGGATGAGACCCCGTATGTTGAGACCCTGGAGCCTGGGGGGACCGGTGGCTCACCCGATGGGGCAGGCGGTTCCAAGTTACCTCCTGTTCTGGCCAATCTTATGGGAAGCATGGGTGCCGGGAAGAGCCCCCAgggtcctggaggaggaggcatcAATGTGCAGGAGATCCTCACCTCCATCATG GGTAGCCCTAACAGTCATCCCTCAGAGGAACTGCTGAAGCAACCAGACTATTCAGACAAGATCAAGCAGATGCTGG TGCCTCATGGACTCTTAGGCCCTGGTCCCATAGCCAATGGTTTCCCACCGGGAGGCCCCGGGGGCCCCAAGGGCATGCAGCACTTCCCCCCTGGACCTGGCGGACCTATGCCAG gTCCCCATGGAGGCCCTGGGggccctggtgggccagtgggtcCACGTCTCCTgggtcccccaccccctccccggggGGGAGATCCCTTCTGGGATGGCCCAGGTGACCCCATGCGGGGTGGCCCGATGCGTGGGGGCCCAGGACCGGGTCCTGGGCCATACCATAGAGGCCGTGGTGGCCGAGGAGGAAATgaaccacctcctcctcctcctccattccGAGGGGCCAGAGGAGGGCGCTCTGGAGGAGGACCTCCAAATGGACGAGGGGGCCCTGGTGGGGGCATGGTTGGAGGTGGTGGGCATCGTCCCCATGAAGGCCCTGGTGGGGGCATGAGCAGTGGCAGCGGACATCGTCCCCATGAaggccctggcagtggcatgGGCGGTGGGCATCGCCCCCACGAAGGCCCTGGTGGTAGCATGGGTGGGGGACATCGCCCCCACGAAGGCCCTGGCGGCAGCATGGGCGGTGGCAGTGGCCATCGTCCTCATGAAGGCCCTGGCGGAGGAATGGGTGCTGGTGGTGGACATCGGCCCCATGAAGGCCCTGGACATGGGGGGCCCCATGGCCACCGGCCTCATGATGGCCCTGGTCACCGAGGCCACGACCATCGAGGGCCACCCCCTCATGAGCACCGTGGCCATGATGGCCCTGGCCATGGCGGAGGGGGCCACCGAGGGCACGATGGAGGCCACAGCCATGGAGGAG ACATGTCAAATCGCCCTGTTTGTCGACATTTCATGATGAAGGGTAACTGCCGCTATGAGAACAACTGTGCCTTCTACCACCCGGGTGTCAATGGGCCCCCCCTGCCCTAG
- the PPP1R10 gene encoding serine/threonine-protein phosphatase 1 regulatory subunit 10 isoform X2: MGSGPIDPKELLKGLDSFLNRDGEVKSVDGISKIFSLMKEARKMVSRCTYLNILLQTRSPEILVKFIDVGGYKLLNNWLTYSKTTNNIPLLQQILLTLQHLPLTVDHLKQNNTAKLVKQLSKSSEDEELRKLASVLVSDWMAVIRSQSSTQPAEKDKKKRKEEGKNRTTPPERPLTEVKAETRAEEAPEKKREKPKSLRTTAPSHAKFRSTGLELETPSLVPVKKNASAVVVSDKYNLKPIPLKRQSSAAAPGDAAPPAEKKYKPLNTTPNATKEIKVKIIPPQPMEGLGFLDALNSAPVPGIKIKKKKKVLSPTAAKPSPFEGKTSTEPSTAKPSSPEPAPPSEAMDTERPGTPVPPVEVPELMDTASLEPGALDAKPVESPGDPSQLTRKGRKRKTVTWPEEGKLREYFYFELDETERVNVNKIKDFGEAAKREILSDRHAFETARRLSHDNMEEKVPWVCPRPLVLPSPLVTPGSNSQERYIQAEREKGILQELFLNKESPHEPDPEPYEPIPPKLIPLDEECSMDETPYVETLEPGGTGGSPDGAGGSKLPPVLANLMGSMGAGKSPQGPGGGGINVQEILTSIMGSPNSHPSEELLKQPDYSDKIKQMLVPHGLLGPGPIANGFPPGGPGGPKGMQHFPPGPGGPMPGPHGGPGGPGGPVGPRLLGPPPPPRGGDPFWDGPGDPMRGGPMRGGPGPGPGPYHRGRGGRGGNEPPPPPPPFRGARGGRSGGGPPNGRGGPGGGMVGGGGHRPHEGPGGGMSSGSGHRPHEGPGSGMGGGHRPHEGPGGSMGGGHRPHEGPGGSMGGGSGHRPHEGPGGGMGAGGGHRPHEGPGHGGPHGHRPHDGPGHRGHDHRGPPPHEHRGHDGPGHGGGGHRGHDGGHSHGGALPQP, encoded by the exons ATGGGTTCGGGTCCCATAGACCCCAAAGAGCTTCTCAAGGGCCTGGATAGCTTCCTTAACCGAGATGGGGAAGTCAAGAGTGTGGATGGGATTTCGAAGATCTTCAG TCTGATGAAGGAAGCACGAAAGATGGTGAGTCGGTGCACTTACTTGAACATTCTCCTGCAGACCCGTTCACCAGAAATATTGGTCAA GTTTATTGACGTTGGTGGTTACAAGCTTCTTAACAATTGGCTGACATATTCAAAGACAACCAACAACATTCCCCTCTTGCAGCAAATTCTACTGACCCTGCAGCACCTACCACTCACTGTTGACCATCTCAAGCAG AACAACACAGCCAAACTGGTGAAGCAGCTGAGCAAGTCAAGTGAGGATGAAG AGCTCCGGAAATTGGCCTCAGTCCTTGTCAGCGACTGGATGGCTGTCATCCGCTCCCAGAGCAGTACCCAGCCTGCTG agaaagataagaagaaacggaaagaagagggaaagaatcGAACCACCCCTCCTGAGCGACCGTTGACTGAGGTGAAGGCTGAGACTCGGGCTGAGGAGGCCccagagaagaagagggagaagccCAAGTCCCTCCGAACCACGGCGCCCAGTCACGCCAAGTTCCGCTCTACCG GACTAGAGCTGGAGACCCCATCTTTGGTGCCTGTGAAGAAGAATGCCAGTGCAGTGGTGGTTTCTGACAAGTACAACCTTAAACCCATCCCCCTCAAGCGTCAGAG TTCCGCAGCTGCCCCAGGAGATGCTGCGCCCCCTGCAGAGAAGAAATACAAGCCACTCAACACAACACCCAATGCCACCAAAGAGATCAAAGTGAAGATCATCCCGCCACAGC CTATGGAGGGCCTGGGCTTTCTGGATGCGCTCAATTCAGCCCCTGTTCCAGGCATCAaaattaagaagaagaagaaggtgcTGTCACCCACAGCTGCCAAG CCAAGCCCATTTGAAGGGAAAACGAGCACAGAACCGAGCACAGCCAAACCTTCTTCCCCAGAGCCAGCACCTCCTTCTGAGGCTATGGACACAGAACGTCCAGGGACCCCAGTTCCCCCTGTTGAAGTCCCAGAGCTCATGGATACTG CCTCTTTGGAGCCAGGAGCTCTGGATGCAAAGCCAGTGGAGAGTCCTGGAGATCCTAGCCAGCTGACCCGgaaaggcaggaagaggaaaactGTGACCTGGCCTGAGGAGGGCAAACTGAGAGAGTATTTCTATTTTGAACTGGATGAAACTGAACGAG TGAATGTGAATAAGATCAAGGACTTCGGCGAGGCAGCTAAGCGAGAGATACTGTCAGACAGACACGCGTTTGAGACGGCCCGGCGTCTGAGCCACGACAACATGGAGGAGAAGGTGCCCTGGGTGTGCCCCCGGCCCCTTGTGCTGCCCTCGCCTCTCGTCACCCCTGGAAGCAACAGCCAGGAGCGGTACATCCAGGCTGAGCGGGAGAAGGGGATCCTTCAGGAGCTCTTCCTCAACAAGGAAAG TCCTCACGAGCCTGATCCTGAGCCCTATGAGCCTATCCCCCCAAAACTCATCCCCCTAGATGAG GAATGTTCCATGGATGAGACCCCGTATGTTGAGACCCTGGAGCCTGGGGGGACCGGTGGCTCACCCGATGGGGCAGGCGGTTCCAAGTTACCTCCTGTTCTGGCCAATCTTATGGGAAGCATGGGTGCCGGGAAGAGCCCCCAgggtcctggaggaggaggcatcAATGTGCAGGAGATCCTCACCTCCATCATG GGTAGCCCTAACAGTCATCCCTCAGAGGAACTGCTGAAGCAACCAGACTATTCAGACAAGATCAAGCAGATGCTGG TGCCTCATGGACTCTTAGGCCCTGGTCCCATAGCCAATGGTTTCCCACCGGGAGGCCCCGGGGGCCCCAAGGGCATGCAGCACTTCCCCCCTGGACCTGGCGGACCTATGCCAG gTCCCCATGGAGGCCCTGGGggccctggtgggccagtgggtcCACGTCTCCTgggtcccccaccccctccccggggGGGAGATCCCTTCTGGGATGGCCCAGGTGACCCCATGCGGGGTGGCCCGATGCGTGGGGGCCCAGGACCGGGTCCTGGGCCATACCATAGAGGCCGTGGTGGCCGAGGAGGAAATgaaccacctcctcctcctcctccattccGAGGGGCCAGAGGAGGGCGCTCTGGAGGAGGACCTCCAAATGGACGAGGGGGCCCTGGTGGGGGCATGGTTGGAGGTGGTGGGCATCGTCCCCATGAAGGCCCTGGTGGGGGCATGAGCAGTGGCAGCGGACATCGTCCCCATGAaggccctggcagtggcatgGGCGGTGGGCATCGCCCCCACGAAGGCCCTGGTGGTAGCATGGGTGGGGGACATCGCCCCCACGAAGGCCCTGGCGGCAGCATGGGCGGTGGCAGTGGCCATCGTCCTCATGAAGGCCCTGGCGGAGGAATGGGTGCTGGTGGTGGACATCGGCCCCATGAAGGCCCTGGACATGGGGGGCCCCATGGCCACCGGCCTCATGATGGCCCTGGTCACCGAGGCCACGACCATCGAGGGCCACCCCCTCATGAGCACCGTGGCCATGATGGCCCTGGCCATGGCGGAGGGGGCCACCGAGGGCACGATGGAGGCCACAGCCATGGAGGAG
- the MRPS18B gene encoding 28S ribosomal protein S18b, mitochondrial: MRCRLPHCGVVLGPTLIYFLEHAQSLFLLCAYVKMAASILNVLLRRLPSISPFRGAYGVQVPLQTLCTKAPPEDDSLPPVPVSPYKDEPWKYLDSEEYQNRYGSRPVWADYRRNHKGGIPPQRTRKTCIRGNKVAGNPCPICRDQKLHVDFRNVKLLEQFVCAHTGIIFHAPYTGVCMKQHKKLTQAIQKARDHGLLSYHIPQVEPRDPDFSTSHGAVSATPPAPTLVSGDPWYPWYSWKQPPERELSRLRRLYQGHLREESGPPPESMPKAPLTAPVEASSTEQAGPQTAL, translated from the exons ATGCGCTGCCGCCTTCCGCACTGCGGGGTCGTCCTTGGCCCTACCCTAATCTATTTCCTGGAGCATGCGCAGTCGCTTTTCCTGCTTTGTGCGTATGTCAAGATGGCTGCCTCCATATTGAACGTGTTGCTGAGGCGCCTTCCTAGCATTTCGCCCTTCAGAGGTGCCTACGGAGTTCAG GTTCCCCTCCAGACTCTTTGCACCAAAGCCCCCCCTGAGGACGATTCTTTGCCCCCAGTTCCCGTTTCCCCTTATAAGGATGAACCCTGGAAATATCTGGACTCAGAAG AATACCAGAACCGCTATGGTTCTCGCCCTGTCTGGGCTGACTACCGTCGCAACCACAAAGGTGGAATACCCCCACAGCGGACTCGAAAGACATGTATT CGTGGAAATAAAGTTGCTGGGAATCCCTGCCCCATCTGCCGGGATCAGAAGTTGCACGTTGACTTTAGG AACGTGAAGCTCTTGGAACAGTTTGTCTGCGCCCACACGGGTATCATCTTCCATGCTCCATATACAG GGGTCTGTATGAAGCAACACAAGAAGTTGACCCAGGCCATCCAGAAAGCCAGGGATCATG GTCTCCTCAGTTACCACATTCCCCAGGTTGAACCCCGGGACCCTGACTTCAGTACCTCTCATGGAGCTGTGAGTGCCACTCCGCCAGCTCCCACTCTGGTTTCAGGTGACCCCTGGTACCCATGGTACAGCTGGAAACAGCCACCAGAGAGAGAGCTGTCCCGCCTTCGTCGGCTGTACCAGGGCCATCTCCGAGAAGAAAGTGGCCCTCCGCCTGAGTCAATGCCCAAGGCGCCCCTCACAGCCCCAGTTGAAGCCTCCTCCACTGAGCAGGCGGGCCCCCAAACTGCTCTGTAG